From the genome of Papaver somniferum cultivar HN1 chromosome 2, ASM357369v1, whole genome shotgun sequence, one region includes:
- the LOC113346777 gene encoding 1-aminocyclopropane-1-carboxylate oxidase homolog 3-like: MNVISDFSSDGEITLTGMNPSKYYDRMKELKAFDDTKAGVKGLVDAGVKNIPRIFHRQSMSINHDKSNDDSFESHIRIPTIDLGGKKIYEAEHRKLIIDQIRDASEKWGFFQVVNHGVPVSVMDKMIDQVRVFHEQPSEVRAVYYERDYTKKQSAYVSNFDLFQAPTANWRDTYFCRIAPDLVDPEAIPIVLRDIVMEYSKYASVLGSELLELLSEGLGLNRSYLNKDLGGDKGQNFASHYYPECPQPELTMGTTEHSDPDFLTILLQDHHTVSGLQVLHQNQWVEVPPSRGTFTVNIGDLLQIASNDRFKSVEHRVLANHKVPRASVAYFFRPIGSSKCGPINELLTETNSPIYREFTVDEYVKHFISKGLGSPSFSHFKL; encoded by the exons ATGAATGTGATTTCCGACTTTAGTAGCGACGGTGAGATAACTCTTACCGGAATGAATCCATCTAAATATTACGATCGAATGAAAGAGCTAAAAGCATTCGATGATACAAAAGCAGGTGTGAAAGGCCTGGTCGATGCCGGAGTTAAAAACATCCCTCGAATTTTCCACCGACAATCCATGAGTATCAATCATGACAAATCGAATGATGATTCTTTTGAATCCCATATCCGAATTCCGACTATAGACCTCGGAGGAAAGAAGATATACGAGGCTGAGCACCGGAAACTGATAATTGATCAAATTAGAGATGCATCAGAAAAGTGGGGTTTCTTTCAAGTAGTGAACCATGGGGTGCCAGTAAGTGTTATGGACAAAATGATTGATCAGGTTCGTGTATTTCATGAGCAACCAAGTGAAGTCAGGGCTGTGTATTATGAACGTGATTATACTAAAAAACAATCAGCATATGTTAGTAATTTTGATCTTTTTCAAGCACCTACTGCAAATTGGAGAGACACCTATTTTTGCCGTATAGCTCCTGATCTTGTCGACCCAGAAGCAATACCTATTGTTCTCAG GGATATAGTGATGGAATACTCAAAGTACGCAAGTGTACTGGGATCAGAATTGTTGGAGTTGCTATCTGAGGGTCTTGGTTTGAACCGAAGTTATCTAAATAAAGATTTGGGTGGTGATAAGGGACAAAACTTTGCTAGTCATTACTATCCAGAGTGCCCTCAACCAGAACTTACTATGGGCACAACTGAACATTCTGATCCAGATTTCCTCACCATATTGTTACAAGACCATCATACCGTTAGTGGACTTCAAGTACTTCACCAAAATCAATGGGTGGAAGTCCCTCCTTCTCGCGGCACTTTCACAGTAAACATTGGAGATCTGTTGCAG ATTGCATCAAATGACCGTTTTAAAAGTGTGGAGCATAGGGTACTAGCTAATCACAAAGTTCCACGAGCATCAGTTGCATATTTCTTCCGTCCTATCGGAAGTTCCAAGTGCGGTCCAATCAATGAATTGTTAACAGAAACCAATTCACCCATATACAGAGAATTCACGGTTGATGAATATGTCAAACACTTCATCTCTAAAGGGCTTGGATCCCCAAGTTTCTCACATTTCAAGCTGTGA
- the LOC113346778 gene encoding uncharacterized protein LOC113346778: protein MLLKTSNKETLEKIEQVPLRDTETKVWIKLMDMSFNCSFAYKVPHRFISSSNPKSQTSSISPLHFVSLQMAISSKITYHSRSISFPTRSNALTLTVEEQLCRLRSSELATSSSRSISQSLTGLKILYESVDDFLHLQPIQQESCFDSVLDRFLLLLDACGSTRDVLSQMKRCVQDLQSSIRRKRCGELGLAVELKEYMSSRKKVTKMIRKCLGGLKKMQYKNSDKVAIVNMLREVEVTTLSVFESIVSFLSGSKTQRQSSWLLISKLVHNTRVTCEENGKEINDFVEVEVALNTFIGKKQHKAIVNAKSVQKPLETLEISIQNFEEGLEGVFRGLIKTRVSLLNILY, encoded by the coding sequence ATGCTACTTAAAACAAGCAACAAAGAGACATTAGAAAAGATAGAGCAAGTTCCACTGCGTGACACCGAAACTAAGGTTTGGATTAAGTTAATGGACATGTCTTTTAATTGTAGTTTTGCATATAAGGTGCCCCATAGGTTCATCTCTTCATCCAACCCAAAGTCCCAGACAAGCTCTATTTCTCCTCTTCATTTTGTTTCTCTACAGATGGCTATATCAAGCAAAATCACTTACCACTCTCGCTCCATAAGCTTTCCCACTAGATCTAATGCCCTCACTCTTACAGTCGAGGAACAGTTGTGTCGATTGAGGTCTTCGGAACTAGCCACCTCATCCTCAAGATCCATTTCCCAGAGTTTAACTGGTCTGAAAATTTtgtatgaatctgttgatgatttcTTGCATTTGCAACCCATCCAACAAGAAAGTTGCTTCGACTCTGTCCTGGATAGATTTCTCTTGTTGTTGGATGCTTGTGGTAGTACAAGGGATGTTTTGTCTCAAATGAAGCGATGTGTGCAGGATCTTCAATCATCCATCCGTAGAAAAAGGTGCGGAGAGCTTGGTCTTGCAGTTGAACTAAAAGAGTATATGTCCTCTAGGAAAAAGGTTACTAAGATGATAAGAAAATGCCTTGGAGGTCTGAAAAAGATGCAATACAAGAACTCTGATAAAGTAGCTATTGTGAATATGCTAAGAGAAGTTGAAGTAACCACTCTTTCAGTTTTTGAATCAATAGTGTCCTTTTTATCTGGATCAAAGACACAAAGGCAAAGTAGTTGGTTGTTGATCTCTAAATTGGTTCATAATACACGAGTAACATGTGAAGAGAATGGAAAGGAGATTAATGATTTTGTGGAGGTTGAAGTGGCATTGAACACCTTTATTGGTAAAAAGCAACACAAAGCAATTGTTAATGCCAAAAGTGTCCAAAAGCCATTAGAGACACTCGAGATAAGCATTCAGAATTTCGAGGAGGGATTAGAAGGTGTCTTTAGGGGTTTGATTAAAACCAGGGTGTCACTTCTTAATATCCTATACTAA
- the LOC113346779 gene encoding uncharacterized protein LOC113346779, with the protein MVSSNKIAYSISLPTRPTLTLTVEEHLCQLRSSGLATSSSSSSISNNLSSLKNLYESVDALLQLQSTQQEKKLDSILDGSVMLLDVCSTTRDVLSQMRECVQDLQSSIRRRRGEDLDLAKELDEYMTSKKKVTKVIRKCLGGLKKMQSRNYDDVAVVNVLKEVEAATLAVFQSLLSFLCGPKQSNWSLVSRLLPSKRVAYGADLNEVERVEVALNAKKIVDAKKPLLELEMSIQDLEEGLESVFRALVKTRVSLLNILNH; encoded by the coding sequence ATGGTTTCTTCAAACAAAATCGCTTACTCCATCAGTTTGCCCACCAGACCTACTCTGACTCTTACAGTTGAAGAGCATTTATGTCAATTGAGATCTTCAGGTCTagccacctcctcctcctcctcatccatCTCCAACAATTTGAGTAGTCTTAAGAATTTGTATGAATCGGTCGATGCTTTGCTTCAGTTGCAATCCACACagcaagaaaaaaaattagattcCATCTTAGATGGATCTGTCATGTTGTTGGATGTTTGCAGCACCACCAGGGATGTATTATCTCAGATGAGGGAATGCGTCCAAGATCTTCAATCATCCATTCGTAGACGAAGGGGTGAAGATCTGGATCTTGCAAAAGAACTTGATGAATATATGACCTCAAAAAAGAAGGTTACAAAGGTGATCCGTAAGTGTCTTGGAGGTTTGAAAAAGATGCAAAGCAGAAATTATGATGATGTAGCTGTTGTCAATGTGCTGAAAGAAGTTGAAGCAGCTACCCTTGCTGTTTTCCAATCTCTATTATCCTTCTTATGTGGACCAAAGCAAAGCAATTGGTCTTTAGTTTCCAGATTGTTGCCTAGCAAGCGCGTAGCATATGGGGCTGACCTCAATGAAGTTGAGAGGGTCGAAGTGGCATTGAATGCTAAAAAAATAGTAGATGCTAAGAAGCCATTATTGGAGCTAGAGATGAGCATCCAAGATCTTGAAGAAGGATTAGAATCCGTATTCAGGGCGTTAGTTAAGACCAGAGTTTCTCTTCTAAACATCCTCAACCACTAA